One genomic window of Paenisporosarcina antarctica includes the following:
- a CDS encoding hemerythrin domain-containing protein — protein MTKKFTGCGSMSTMQTPTNSYEGKLCPALEQLKEEHISIREKMNLFHDFAKSIDSNSNEGNYNSLLIELQGKVIDFTDELEPHSIREENVLFPLMAEHIGKNTGPIVVMEYEHEQAKKNLNSFMDSMKKSNLIVDYNEAKTKIAFLNDAYTILTDHFMKEELVLFPMAEQMLSAQEKEQLTLQIKEIV, from the coding sequence ATGACAAAAAAATTCACAGGATGTGGGAGTATGAGTACGATGCAAACTCCAACCAATAGTTATGAAGGAAAGTTGTGTCCTGCACTTGAACAATTGAAAGAGGAACATATATCTATTCGTGAAAAAATGAATCTATTTCATGATTTTGCAAAGAGTATTGATTCGAACAGCAATGAAGGAAACTATAATTCTTTATTAATAGAATTACAGGGTAAAGTAATTGATTTCACAGATGAACTTGAGCCGCATTCGATACGGGAGGAAAATGTGTTATTCCCCTTGATGGCTGAACATATAGGCAAAAATACAGGTCCGATAGTCGTAATGGAATACGAACATGAGCAGGCCAAGAAAAACTTAAATAGCTTTATGGATTCAATGAAAAAGTCAAACCTTATTGTTGATTATAATGAAGCTAAAACGAAAATCGCTTTTTTAAATGATGCTTATACAATTCTGACGGATCATTTTATGAAGGAAGAATTAGTTCTGTTCCCTATGGCTGAACAAATGTTATCAGCTCAGGAAAAAGAACAACTCACTCTGCAAATAAAAGAAATAGTATGA
- the spoIID gene encoding stage II sporulation protein D translates to MRYLAVIIVCLALFLLPLELIKKIPKQQQQVPKSESKTETAIACDPVMIRVEGLAEPLPLEEYIAGVVQAEMPSTFQLEALKAQAIAARTFALKTTNFGATSIKPTTSHQAFLSPSERKPPLNITQAVTQTASKIITYNNEPITAMFFSTSNGMTESAEGYSGNEIPYLISTDSKGDTISPKFNQSKSFTLKEWNDAFGFTWTADHFKKMVLTENKSQRIQQMTTTQHEWTGREIREVLGLPSTDFEIDTSNPNLITVATKGYGHGVGMSQYGANAMAQEGSKVESILKHYYPKTEIKNFQSIQSACLKN, encoded by the coding sequence ATGAGATACCTAGCCGTTATAATTGTATGTCTCGCATTATTTCTCCTGCCACTGGAATTAATAAAAAAGATACCAAAGCAACAACAGCAAGTACCAAAATCTGAATCTAAAACCGAAACCGCTATTGCGTGTGATCCCGTAATGATTCGTGTTGAAGGGCTTGCTGAGCCTCTTCCATTAGAAGAATACATTGCAGGTGTAGTTCAAGCGGAAATGCCGTCTACGTTTCAGTTAGAGGCTTTAAAAGCACAAGCCATTGCAGCTCGCACATTTGCACTCAAAACAACAAACTTCGGAGCAACTTCTATTAAACCAACGACTTCACATCAAGCGTTCCTTTCCCCTAGCGAACGTAAACCTCCTCTAAATATCACACAAGCAGTCACCCAAACAGCTTCTAAAATTATTACGTACAATAATGAACCCATTACGGCGATGTTCTTTTCAACCAGTAACGGAATGACGGAAAGCGCAGAAGGATATAGTGGCAATGAAATTCCTTATTTGATTTCAACGGACAGTAAAGGAGATACAATTTCTCCTAAGTTTAACCAGTCAAAATCATTTACATTGAAAGAATGGAACGATGCATTTGGCTTTACTTGGACAGCTGATCACTTCAAAAAGATGGTATTGACAGAAAATAAATCACAACGAATTCAACAAATGACTACTACACAACACGAATGGACAGGCCGTGAAATTCGAGAAGTTTTAGGGCTCCCGTCAACAGATTTTGAAATTGATACATCCAACCCTAATCTCATTACCGTAGCAACGAAAGGATACGGGCATGGGGTAGGGATGAGTCAATACGGGGCTAACGCAATGGCACAGGAAGGAAGCAAGGTGGAATCGATCTTAAAGCACTATTATCCAAAGACAGAAATAAAAAATTTCCAATCTATTCAATCTGCATGTTTAAAAAATTAA
- the fabZ gene encoding 3-hydroxyacyl-ACP dehydratase FabZ, whose product MLSAQQIQAILPHRYPFLLVDRITEIEDGKRAVGLKNVSINEDFFNGHFPGYPVMPGVLIIEALAQVGGVALLNKEENKGRLAFLTGVDNCRFKRQVVPGDQLRLEVEFTKIRGAMGKGHAIATVDGEIACETDILFALGPIVEKAE is encoded by the coding sequence ATATTATCAGCTCAACAAATTCAAGCGATATTACCACATCGTTACCCGTTCTTATTAGTAGATCGAATCACGGAAATAGAAGATGGCAAGCGTGCTGTTGGATTAAAAAACGTCTCAATTAATGAAGATTTTTTTAACGGACATTTTCCTGGATACCCAGTTATGCCAGGTGTATTAATAATTGAAGCACTAGCTCAAGTAGGTGGAGTAGCTTTATTAAATAAAGAAGAAAATAAAGGACGTCTGGCTTTCTTAACAGGCGTTGATAATTGCCGTTTCAAACGTCAAGTAGTACCTGGTGATCAGCTTCGTCTAGAAGTGGAGTTTACTAAAATTCGTGGCGCAATGGGCAAAGGACATGCTATCGCTACAGTTGACGGCGAAATCGCTTGCGAAACCGATATTTTATTTGCACTAGGACCAATTGTTGAAAAAGCAGAATAA
- a CDS encoding single-stranded DNA-binding protein translates to MNQVGMIGRMTKNPVLRSLSEGRVQASFVLAVQRTYKNAKADDADFVLCTVWGKLAEHTVKYCGKGSLVGISGHIHSRSYQKEDGTRVFVTEVIVDEVQFLQTKPKTEESSEGTFVNKESKAKDDFIFTDEEHKELPVV, encoded by the coding sequence ATGAATCAAGTTGGGATGATTGGGCGCATGACAAAAAATCCTGTACTTCGAAGCTTGTCAGAAGGAAGAGTCCAAGCAAGTTTCGTCTTAGCCGTACAACGTACTTATAAAAACGCAAAAGCAGATGATGCGGATTTTGTGTTATGTACGGTATGGGGAAAACTAGCTGAACACACTGTCAAGTATTGTGGTAAAGGCTCACTCGTTGGAATCAGTGGACATATCCATTCAAGGTCCTATCAAAAAGAAGATGGCACTCGCGTCTTTGTAACAGAAGTGATCGTCGACGAAGTTCAGTTTTTACAAACAAAACCTAAAACAGAAGAATCTTCTGAAGGTACTTTTGTTAATAAAGAATCGAAAGCTAAAGACGACTTTATTTTTACAGACGAAGAGCATAAAGAATTACCTGTTGTGTAA
- a CDS encoding sporulation transcriptional regulator SpoIIID, translated as MHEQIRKRCLDLGELVQETGLTVRAVAKKSGYSKSTVHKDLTERLKLVNEPLAKEVSEILAYHKSIRHIRGGEATKQMWKKKVVQPEKTP; from the coding sequence TTGCACGAACAGATCCGGAAACGTTGCCTTGACCTTGGTGAATTAGTGCAGGAAACTGGCTTGACAGTACGCGCGGTTGCAAAGAAATCGGGCTACTCGAAAAGCACAGTGCACAAAGATTTAACAGAACGCTTAAAACTAGTGAATGAACCACTGGCCAAAGAAGTAAGTGAAATTCTCGCTTATCATAAATCTATCCGACATATTAGAGGCGGGGAAGCGACGAAACAAATGTGGAAGAAAAAAGTAGTACAACCAGAAAAGACGCCATGA
- a CDS encoding NAD(P)H-dependent flavin oxidoreductase → MSIPKMIIEHMTPKIPVMQGGMGVRVSLSGLAAAVANAGGIGTISGTGISIDILREHIRKARELTNGKGYIGVNVLFAMNDFAETIKAAMEEKVDFIISGAGFSRDMYTWGKEYGVPVISIVSSAKFAKLAERLGASAVVVEGFEAGGHLGTERPLFDILPEVIEAVKIPVIAAGGILHGADIDKAIQMGAAGVQMGTRFVASDECDAHSNFKQMYLDCNEGETVLVKTTVGLEGRAIKNKFTDLIYGNKKVKIKKCYDCLKSCDYRFCTLDSLKNSVDGDVDNGLVFAGSRVHEIKEIFSVQKIMDNLMKEYELCK, encoded by the coding sequence ATGAGCATTCCAAAAATGATCATTGAACATATGACACCAAAAATACCAGTCATGCAAGGTGGAATGGGTGTCAGAGTTTCTTTAAGCGGATTAGCAGCCGCTGTAGCAAATGCTGGTGGTATAGGTACTATTTCTGGCACGGGTATTTCAATCGATATATTAAGAGAACATATTCGCAAAGCAAGAGAACTCACTAATGGAAAAGGTTATATTGGCGTTAACGTATTGTTTGCTATGAATGATTTTGCCGAAACAATCAAAGCAGCTATGGAAGAAAAAGTTGATTTTATCATATCTGGTGCTGGATTTTCACGAGATATGTATACCTGGGGTAAAGAGTATGGTGTGCCTGTCATCTCGATTGTCTCATCAGCTAAATTTGCTAAACTAGCCGAACGACTTGGAGCTTCAGCTGTTGTAGTGGAAGGTTTTGAAGCGGGTGGACATCTTGGTACGGAAAGACCGTTATTTGATATTCTTCCAGAAGTTATAGAAGCTGTAAAAATACCAGTGATAGCGGCTGGCGGTATTCTGCATGGTGCTGATATAGACAAAGCAATTCAAATGGGTGCTGCAGGTGTACAAATGGGCACAAGATTTGTAGCGAGTGATGAATGCGATGCACATTCAAATTTTAAACAAATGTATTTGGATTGTAATGAAGGAGAAACGGTCCTTGTGAAAACTACTGTAGGACTGGAAGGACGCGCAATAAAAAATAAATTTACCGACCTGATTTATGGAAATAAAAAAGTTAAGATTAAAAAATGCTACGACTGTCTTAAAAGTTGCGATTATCGTTTTTGCACACTAGATTCCTTAAAAAACTCAGTTGATGGAGACGTCGATAACGGCTTAGTATTTGCTGGTTCAAGAGTTCATGAAATTAAGGAAATATTCTCGGTACAAAAGATCATGGATAATCTGATGAAAGAATATGAACTGTGTAAATAA
- a CDS encoding YwpF family protein: MKTFKMLSMTAVLGDQNISIPLIDGIIINQENSHRSWTLEMYVDNTNSDLFEDHRVSGDLMEVKVVISYPENEPASFEVIVYEVKKIGDYVSVLFKGTLKRARRKYAEQLLTELISHGLSGDALVIQFEEGMRKRPQLEKDSAKV; the protein is encoded by the coding sequence TTGAAAACATTTAAAATGCTATCCATGACAGCTGTTCTAGGGGACCAAAATATCTCAATTCCTCTGATAGATGGTATCATTATTAATCAAGAAAACAGCCACCGATCTTGGACTTTAGAGATGTATGTAGATAATACTAATAGTGATCTTTTTGAAGATCATAGAGTTTCAGGTGACTTGATGGAAGTAAAAGTCGTCATTTCATATCCTGAAAACGAACCAGCGAGCTTTGAAGTAATTGTCTATGAGGTCAAAAAAATAGGCGATTATGTTTCAGTGTTGTTTAAAGGAACATTAAAACGTGCTCGTCGTAAGTATGCAGAACAACTGCTAACTGAACTAATCTCACATGGATTATCAGGGGACGCACTTGTTATTCAATTTGAAGAAGGTATGCGTAAGCGTCCTCAATTAGAAAAAGACTCGGCGAAAGTTTAG
- a CDS encoding DNA-directed RNA polymerase subunit beta has protein sequence MTNDVKDQQQENTPTPSKRQQHKAEKAKVKDEKKTWWVQIRLFPIWLRIILIVALVIGAMAAGLMIGYGYVGDGEPKDALKWETWQHILDILNGKES, from the coding sequence ATGACAAATGATGTAAAAGACCAACAACAAGAGAATACGCCAACGCCTTCAAAGCGACAACAGCACAAAGCTGAAAAAGCCAAAGTTAAGGATGAAAAGAAAACATGGTGGGTTCAAATCCGTCTTTTCCCGATTTGGCTTCGCATCATTCTCATAGTAGCACTGGTCATTGGAGCAATGGCAGCAGGATTGATGATTGGCTATGGATACGTTGGAGACGGCGAACCTAAAGATGCCCTCAAATGGGAAACATGGCAACATATTTTGGATATTTTAAATGGCAAAGAGTCATAA
- a CDS encoding DEAD/DEAH box helicase, translated as MTSSVSPFMKNLILSFEQMDDGFTTVHAYNDDGMRLFTEQWISFISFQHESSFYGLHHDEETRFQTLELVELFSQSNIHPYVHVSGRAQEDDVTISTIQQASSLWSSPTLWDQLSIEDESLVLHAEDVSDEAQAMLTSAIQQKLYSAGLTFSDIPTLLPFFKQGGWPLQPQSGNADVNVALRLSEPESFPDDWLLETVVRGKRSSSHWTPPVRKKQSSISDALPDKWKIHAPYVYETQTQILDLMNIEASPESFLSRNLSDLDVRHFLRDDAARLQALGFEVILPAWLKVVKDSKLRVKSNANTTSFKTTAGLNEILTFDWNFSLNGQAISEDQFKQMVEENREYIRAGNEWFRIDSNWMHEIRQLMDQTETENWTVKELLFRELPDALVQGEDSEDEDDPLFQFELNQSLKKYLEQLQDKKELPTTIVSPHLLTELRPYQQEGFDWLVFMREQGFGVCLADDMGLGKTVQLIAYLLHVHRTNKTNKPSFIICPTSVLGNWQKELAHFAPDLDVHVHYGQTRSKEESTAAFLENIKPDVVLTTFGTASQDAESLSEIEWSSVTLDEAQNIKNMHTKQSRAIRKLCGEHHLALTGTPVENRLSELWAIFDFIYKGYLGSFRKFQENYIAPIERDDSENHKQKLRTKIRPFLLRRTKQDPELLLNLPDKQEQREYCPLTTEQAALYESLIQETLFKLETLTGFEKKGLILKMLTKLKQLCNHPALYLKEGFGEAEYMMERSEKLARIVTLAAEIAARGEQCLIFTQYIGMGHLLQHCLSELHDIDPPFLSGSMPKAQRDNLVEAFQEKEFPVFILSLKAGGTGLNLTAANHVLHADRWWNPAVENQATDRAYRIGQTRFVHVHKFVTIGTIEEKIDKLLADKQALSEDLIQSSKWITEMADEDLKELLTLG; from the coding sequence ATGACTTCCAGTGTATCGCCTTTTATGAAAAACCTAATTCTGTCATTCGAACAAATGGATGATGGTTTTACGACCGTACATGCCTATAACGATGATGGTATGCGGTTATTTACCGAACAATGGATTTCGTTTATTTCCTTTCAACATGAATCATCTTTTTATGGTTTGCATCACGATGAAGAAACTCGCTTTCAAACATTAGAGCTAGTGGAACTTTTTTCTCAATCCAATATACATCCTTATGTACATGTTAGTGGGAGAGCACAAGAAGATGATGTAACCATTTCAACAATTCAGCAAGCCTCAAGTTTGTGGAGTTCCCCTACGCTGTGGGATCAACTTAGTATTGAAGACGAGTCGCTAGTCCTTCATGCAGAGGATGTAAGTGATGAGGCACAAGCAATGCTTACTTCTGCTATCCAACAAAAGCTATACAGTGCCGGTTTAACGTTTTCGGATATTCCAACACTCCTGCCCTTTTTCAAACAAGGTGGATGGCCCTTACAACCACAGAGTGGAAATGCAGATGTCAACGTGGCACTCCGTTTGTCCGAACCTGAATCTTTTCCAGATGATTGGCTTCTTGAAACAGTTGTTCGTGGGAAGAGAAGTTCTTCGCACTGGACACCGCCTGTTCGAAAGAAGCAATCATCAATTTCAGATGCTTTACCGGATAAATGGAAAATTCACGCACCTTATGTTTATGAGACGCAAACCCAAATACTCGACTTGATGAATATTGAAGCGAGTCCAGAATCTTTTTTATCCCGTAATTTAAGCGATTTGGATGTTCGTCACTTCTTACGTGATGATGCTGCCCGGTTGCAAGCACTTGGTTTTGAAGTCATTTTGCCTGCTTGGTTAAAAGTCGTGAAGGACTCAAAACTTCGTGTCAAATCGAATGCGAATACCACTTCATTTAAAACGACTGCCGGATTGAATGAAATCTTGACGTTCGATTGGAATTTCTCCTTAAACGGTCAAGCCATTTCAGAAGATCAATTCAAACAAATGGTTGAAGAAAATCGTGAATACATTCGTGCTGGAAATGAGTGGTTCCGTATTGATTCAAACTGGATGCATGAGATTCGTCAATTAATGGATCAAACGGAAACCGAAAACTGGACCGTCAAAGAATTGCTATTTCGTGAGTTGCCAGATGCATTGGTACAAGGGGAAGATAGCGAAGATGAAGATGATCCGTTATTCCAATTCGAGCTAAATCAATCTCTGAAGAAGTATTTGGAACAGCTTCAAGATAAAAAAGAATTACCTACAACCATTGTGTCTCCTCACCTGTTAACAGAGCTACGTCCTTATCAACAAGAAGGATTTGATTGGCTCGTATTTATGCGTGAGCAAGGATTTGGCGTTTGTTTAGCGGATGATATGGGGCTCGGAAAGACTGTACAGTTGATTGCCTATTTACTACATGTGCACCGGACCAATAAAACGAACAAGCCATCGTTCATCATTTGCCCAACATCTGTTTTAGGAAACTGGCAAAAAGAGTTGGCGCATTTTGCACCTGACTTAGATGTTCATGTGCATTATGGCCAAACACGTTCAAAAGAAGAATCCACAGCTGCCTTTCTTGAAAATATAAAACCAGATGTAGTGTTAACCACGTTTGGTACGGCTTCACAAGATGCTGAATCTTTAAGTGAAATCGAGTGGTCAAGTGTGACGCTTGACGAAGCCCAAAATATTAAAAATATGCATACAAAACAAAGCCGTGCCATTCGTAAATTATGTGGTGAACACCATTTAGCATTAACAGGAACGCCAGTTGAAAATCGATTGTCTGAGTTATGGGCCATTTTCGACTTCATTTACAAAGGATATTTAGGTAGTTTCCGGAAGTTCCAAGAAAACTATATTGCACCGATTGAGCGTGATGATTCTGAAAATCACAAGCAAAAATTGCGTACAAAAATCCGTCCTTTCTTATTAAGACGTACAAAACAAGATCCAGAGTTGCTGTTAAATCTTCCAGATAAACAAGAGCAGCGCGAGTATTGCCCGTTAACGACTGAGCAAGCGGCGCTTTACGAAAGCTTGATTCAAGAAACGCTGTTCAAGCTCGAAACATTAACAGGTTTTGAGAAAAAAGGACTTATCTTAAAAATGTTAACCAAGCTGAAACAACTGTGTAATCATCCAGCCCTTTATTTAAAAGAGGGGTTTGGTGAAGCGGAGTATATGATGGAGCGTTCTGAAAAATTAGCGCGCATTGTAACACTTGCAGCTGAAATTGCGGCTCGTGGTGAGCAATGTCTCATTTTCACCCAGTACATCGGAATGGGTCACCTATTACAACATTGTTTAAGTGAGTTACACGACATTGATCCACCATTTTTATCAGGAAGTATGCCAAAAGCGCAGCGCGACAATTTAGTTGAAGCGTTCCAAGAAAAAGAATTCCCTGTGTTTATTTTGTCGTTGAAAGCTGGCGGAACGGGACTTAATTTAACAGCTGCTAACCATGTCTTGCATGCCGATCGTTGGTGGAACCCTGCCGTCGAAAATCAAGCGACCGACCGTGCATATCGCATTGGTCAAACACGTTTTGTGCATGTGCATAAGTTTGTGACGATTGGTACGATTGAAGAAAAAATCGATAAGTTGCTTGCCGATAAGCAAGCATTATCCGAAGACTTAATTCAATCAAGTAAATGGATTACGGAAATGGCAGATGAAGATCTAAAGGAACTTTTAACTTTAGGATAA
- the ric gene encoding iron-sulfur cluster repair di-iron protein — protein sequence MDLIYNQYRKRKGKISVENSVDNRFNGSDSIGEIVANYPGASKLFKEKRIDFCCGGDRPLSAVLLQQNIEAKSFIEKLNQMNAQANKGTNHDVNWLEVSNMDLIDHVVTTHHIYLKKELPLLSVFVYKILRIHGANHRELSKLHELFNLMKIEIDQHLIEEEENVFPIIREYELNSSPRIYNQISNSIFILEADHSGIGDFLNEMRVVTHDYALPPEACRTYTLTYQKLEELEADMFQHIHLENNILFPRFT from the coding sequence ATGGATTTAATTTATAATCAATATAGAAAACGGAAGGGAAAGATTTCAGTGGAGAATTCAGTTGATAATAGATTTAATGGATCTGATTCTATAGGAGAAATTGTGGCTAATTATCCTGGTGCTAGCAAATTATTTAAAGAAAAGCGCATTGATTTTTGTTGCGGTGGAGATCGTCCATTAAGTGCAGTGCTTTTACAGCAGAATATTGAGGCGAAGTCATTTATTGAAAAACTTAATCAGATGAATGCTCAAGCAAATAAAGGCACAAATCATGATGTAAATTGGTTGGAAGTGTCTAATATGGACTTGATTGATCACGTAGTAACTACACATCATATTTATCTGAAAAAAGAACTTCCACTTTTAAGCGTGTTCGTTTACAAAATTCTAAGAATCCATGGAGCAAATCACAGAGAGTTGTCAAAACTCCATGAGTTATTTAATTTAATGAAAATAGAGATAGATCAGCATTTGATTGAAGAAGAAGAGAATGTTTTTCCAATCATTAGAGAATATGAATTGAATTCCTCTCCTCGAATATATAACCAAATATCAAATTCAATTTTTATCCTCGAAGCTGATCACAGTGGTATTGGGGACTTTCTTAATGAAATGCGAGTTGTTACCCATGATTATGCACTGCCTCCGGAAGCCTGCAGAACTTACACGCTAACGTATCAAAAGTTAGAAGAATTAGAAGCTGATATGTTCCAACATATTCATCTTGAAAATAATATTTTGTTTCCTCGTTTTACATAA
- the mreB gene encoding rod shape-determining protein, which produces MFAKDIGIDLGTANILIHVKGKGIVLNEPSVVALDRKTRRVLAVGEDAYKMVGRTPGNIEVVRPLKEGVIADFDVTEMMLKYFINKLNVKGYFSKPRILICCPTNITSVEQKAIREAAEKSGGKKIYLEEEPKVAAIGAGMDIFQPSGNMIIDIGGGTTDIAVLSMGDIVTSESIKVAGDVFNNDILQYIKRHYKLLIGERTSENIKITIGTAFSDGRNEEMEIRGRDMITGLPRTITIRSPEIEECMRESIALILQAARNVLEQTPPELSADIIDRGVILTGGGALMHGIDSLLAEALKVPVLIADEPMNCVVIGTGILLNNIGKVST; this is translated from the coding sequence ATGTTTGCAAAAGATATTGGAATTGACCTTGGAACGGCAAATATTTTAATACACGTAAAAGGCAAGGGAATCGTTTTAAACGAACCTTCTGTTGTAGCATTGGACCGTAAAACGAGACGAGTTCTTGCAGTCGGGGAAGATGCTTACAAAATGGTAGGGCGTACTCCAGGGAATATTGAAGTGGTTCGTCCACTTAAAGAAGGAGTCATTGCTGATTTTGATGTCACTGAAATGATGTTAAAGTACTTTATAAATAAATTAAATGTCAAAGGATATTTTTCCAAGCCGCGAATTTTAATTTGTTGTCCAACAAATATTACAAGTGTGGAACAAAAAGCGATACGTGAAGCAGCCGAAAAATCTGGTGGCAAGAAGATTTACTTGGAAGAAGAGCCAAAAGTAGCAGCGATTGGTGCAGGGATGGATATTTTCCAACCAAGTGGCAATATGATTATTGACATTGGTGGAGGCACAACTGATATTGCAGTCCTTTCGATGGGCGACATTGTCACTTCTGAATCGATTAAAGTTGCCGGAGATGTTTTCAATAATGACATTTTACAGTACATAAAACGACATTATAAATTATTAATTGGTGAACGTACATCTGAAAATATTAAAATCACAATCGGTACAGCCTTCTCAGATGGACGCAATGAAGAAATGGAAATCCGTGGTCGTGATATGATAACAGGTCTTCCACGCACGATTACGATACGTTCTCCAGAAATAGAAGAATGTATGCGTGAATCCATCGCATTGATCTTACAAGCAGCGAGAAACGTCTTAGAACAAACACCGCCTGAACTTTCTGCTGACATTATTGACCGTGGTGTTATTTTAACAGGTGGAGGCGCATTGATGCATGGCATTGATTCATTGCTTGCAGAAGCGTTAAAAGTTCCTGTATTAATTGCAGATGAGCCAATGAATTGTGTGGTTATTGGGACAGGTATTTTACTTAATAATATTGGGAAAGTTTCAACATGA
- a CDS encoding M23 family metallopeptidase, with the protein MREEKSNNPSLVKIKSKKNKWLWPSIYVGFSLLFVGMIWGYNAFVGPESDVADSGLVINPNGEEAKVPVTAQKENMKFPFDEAMLDQMTILQDFYDTEASKESQENSLLVFNQTYETNSGVSISIEGQPFEVVSAMSGTVKEVNLDPFIGDEIIVEHENGYLTVYRSVTEILVKTGDVVKQGQAMATSTENEFNPTAGIHLQFEVFDDKGEVMNPRTYLAF; encoded by the coding sequence ATGCGAGAGGAAAAATCTAATAATCCTTCTCTAGTAAAAATCAAGAGTAAAAAGAACAAGTGGCTTTGGCCGTCAATCTACGTTGGGTTTTCGCTATTATTTGTAGGCATGATTTGGGGTTATAATGCGTTTGTCGGCCCAGAGAGTGATGTCGCAGATTCTGGTCTAGTAATAAATCCAAATGGTGAAGAAGCGAAAGTTCCTGTAACAGCTCAAAAAGAGAACATGAAATTCCCATTTGATGAAGCAATGCTTGATCAAATGACGATTTTACAAGATTTCTATGACACTGAAGCTTCTAAAGAATCGCAAGAGAACTCTCTTCTTGTATTCAACCAAACTTACGAAACAAATAGCGGTGTTTCAATTTCGATTGAAGGTCAACCGTTTGAAGTCGTATCTGCCATGAGTGGAACAGTAAAAGAAGTTAATCTAGATCCATTTATTGGTGACGAGATTATTGTTGAACATGAAAATGGGTATCTCACAGTTTATCGTTCCGTCACTGAAATTTTAGTGAAAACTGGCGATGTTGTGAAACAAGGGCAAGCTATGGCAACCTCAACTGAAAATGAATTTAACCCAACAGCGGGCATTCATTTACAATTCGAAGTTTTTGATGATAAAGGCGAAGTTATGAATCCACGAACGTACTTAGCGTTCTAA